AGAGTTTCAGGTTGCTAATTGTCTCCATAAACCGCTGCAGACATCAGACCACTCTGCTGAGTCCTACTAGTGTCAGACAGGACAACACCCAGGTACCTGtctcctcaaacacacacagttcattACTGGAACTCTACAGGGCATTGTTTCCAATGCAGGCAAAGCACCTTGCCCAcagtatatgtataaatatacGAATGTAGAACCCATGGGTCCAGGAATCAATAACTAAGTCTTGAAAGGTCTTGTTGAGGCAATGACCTTTTAAAATGGAGCAATTGCTTCCTCTCCCATGCAGGGACTCTCCAGGCAGCCTGGCATTGCAGCTCCCTGGCTCAGCTGGTCACAGCATCCATGGCAAGTTATTGTCCAAGAGCCCCATTACTGCACCTGTGAAGCACTCACAACTTAGTTATGCTTAGGTATCCAATTCatggggtctattcaactgatttAAATATCATCATCACTTAAACCATTCAAAAAGCATGAACCCTCCtggctttttaaatatttctactGACAGAAACACCCTAAAGCTGGTGACATGCACTGTTAGATTTTGTTTTGATGGTCTAATCAGTGAAggtatttaaataacttaccaGACTACAATGCTGTCTCCCACCATCTCTATCCACTATAGCACTGCACTCCAGTGCTTACATTCAATAACCAGTCTACACCGACCCAACAGACCTCCGCTTTTACCGTTGAACTACACTGCTTCTCAGACTCGAAGAACAACAAGCCATTCATCAACCCAGGAGAGATAATAATGACACTTTAATTGACTCATTTGGATGCTGTGCAGTGCGGGCCAGATAAGAGCTCATTTCATGCAAGCCACATGTTTGTGTACCTGCAGAACTCTTCTGTGCATTCAAAATAAGGCACAAGGAGTGCTCTCCTCGGCGCTAAACAGAACTACTTTATTGCAGGAGACGGTGTTGTGCTGTGCTTGGCTATTGGGTTCCTATATTGGGCAGATTGACATTGCTTTAACCCTTCAGCCTAGGACTAGTTGTTGATGTTTGTGTGCACTGTCCCCTTTTTGAATGTGCAGACTTTGTGGAAACTGTTCTTTTCTATATGCAGGCAGGTGCCTGGGGTGCTGGCTGGCACATtctagaatagttttttttttttgcttcactcTTCTGCTACAGATCATTTACTGTTCCAGTGGTTTTTTAAAGTGTCTCTCTCTTGTCTCTAGTTAAGTGACATTTAATACTGGTAAACCAAATGTTGCCATGGCAACTATGAGTTAGAGCAGTGGTAAtggcctctccctctctctctctctctttctctctgtcttcaTTTGTAATGCAAACACAATCCTATGAGTTGTGAGGAAAAGTGTCTtcgcaggttttttttaaatgcttttttattctttttttttttaaagcatttgtctGGTCTGCTGGATGCAGGATAATCCAAAAGTTCTGCTTCCACATATTGTAGATCACTTTTctcaaacatgtattattatatgtttggctcagtattatactgtatttttttaatagcagCCAAATTGAAAGTGGTGTATAAACAATTTGATTTCTAAAGTATGAAATGTGGAccacagtaaacagtaaacattTCTCCCTGTTTTGCATTATCCCATTATCTCACGAAATTTGATGCCATGTCACATACAAAAGCACTTATGCCAATGGTCATTAATAGTCATGTTTTTCAATGTGGTCAACAAGATTGACTACAGTACCATTAGAATTGACTGCAGTAACATTAAGGATGTAGTATAAAGCTATACAAATAAAGAATGACACCAACACAACTTCACAACCAACCTAACCAACTGTTTCTGATTCCGCTTAGGGACTTGGCTGTCCCGGCTGGAAGTGATTTCCAGCATGGGCCCCTCTGATCCATCCAACAGCTCTGAGGAGACAGAGATCAGCAGCGCAGTGTCTACGACATGGCACAACAGGGACCTGGCCAGTGGTGGCACGGGCTTCCGCATCGCAGACATCACCAAGCTCCTGGGCATGCAGATCACCCTCATTGCAGCCTACTCACTCATCATCCTGCTGGGTCTCATTGGCAACTCCTTAGTGATTTACATGATCCTCAAGTACAAGAACATGCGGACAGTCACCAACTACTTCATTGCCAACCTGGCCCTGGCAGACCTCATGGTGAACAGCCTCTGCCTGCCCTTCACGCTGGTGTACACCCTGCTGGACGAGTGGAAGTTCGGAGCTGTTATGTGCCACCTGGTACCCTATTCCCAGGCTCTGAGTGTGCACGTCTCCACCCTGACACTCACAGTCATCGCCCTGGAGAGGCACCGCTGCATCGTTTTCCACCTGGGCCAACGCATCTCTGTACGGAACAGCTTTGTCGTCATCGCTCTTACCTGGCTGGTGGCGGCCATCCTGGCTGGACCCTTGGCCATCTTCCGAGAGTACAGGTATGAGGAAATCCCCTCCATCAACCTGAGGATTGCGGTGTGCTCTGAGAAGTGGCCTCACGGGAACAACCGTGACGGCACCATCTACAGCCTCTCCATGCTCCTCCTGCAGTATGTCTTGCCTCTGGGCATCATCAGCTATGCCTATGTGCGCATCTGGATCAAGCTGAAGAGCCATGTGAGCCCCTGTAGTCGCAGCGACAGCAACTACCGCCGGAGAAAGACTACTGAGATGCtggtgatgatggtggtggtCTTCGGGGTGTGCTGGCTGCCCTTCCACGTGTTCCAGCTGGCCAGTGACCTGGACCTGGTCATGAGGTTTGAGGAGTACAAGCTCCTCTACACAGTGTTCCATGTGATCGCCATGTGCTCCACCTTCGCCAACCCGCTGCTCTACGGCTGGATGAATAAGAACTACCGCAACGGCTTCCTCATGTTCTTCCGCTGCGAGGACAAGCCCGAGGCCATCCACCTGGAGTGCTCGATGCGGACCAGGTTCAACACCTTCCGGACCGTGACGCTGAACGGCAGTCACAAGTGGGGCGCTAGCAATGGCCAGCCTCCCACAGCTGTTTAGGCTTTGTAAAGGTGAGGGAGCAGTGGCTTAAAACCTGCTTCCAGGTAACCGGGacacctagtttgaggcaactttgctgtgtCAAATCCCTAGTCTCCCTTGGTCTGCCATTCAACTGCCAGAAACCTTAGtctttctgataaaaaaaaatgctagaagCATCTTCATCTCATCATCATAATCATCTCATTTTCAAAGGACGTTGATTTGAAGAGTGCTGCACAATGCTGATTTGGTTCTGTGTTGCAGTTTTATTTGatgtgccatttgtttttttcattcattgaTTTCCCTTCTACTCTTTCTACTTCCATCACACTGGCCCTTGGTATTCTATTTAtcccatttgtttattttaatcaaatgtcTATTTTAgtctttctttcttcttccttGACCATTAGCAGTGATGAACTGAGACAGTGCTAGGCCATGGGTACCAGAAAAGATCCACCTGACTCGAACACTGTGCCTTCAATTGTTTCTGGAAATCTATGCTGCCCATCTTTTATTGATTTAGGTAGTTGTGTGAGTTTGGTTATTTGTCATTCTGCTCGCCTTTGATCCCTGCCTAGCTCTGATCTTCTTCCAAGTATGTGTTAACCTTTCCTGGGGGTGATGTTCCTGAAGCATGCATGTGGGACAGAGACAAGCCTATGCCATGGTGCATCTGTTTCCACGGCCAGGCACCAGAGAATCTCATCTAGTCCATTCATCCTTTGGCTGGTTCTTCTGACGGGATGGTTTCTCACTTTACTCATTGACTAACAGAAGAGCCGGAGAAtattctgaaagaaaacaaacaaaatgaaatggaccagagaaaaacaaaaaggaccaCAAACATACAAGTTGTTTCATGCTCAGACAAATGACTTCAAAGTGTGACAGCACCGTTCTCAGATTCATTTTCATAGTGCCAAAGTAGGGGTCAACTCCTAGTTCAAAATAATTATATGAACATTTgatgtttctgtatttttaataaaggatATGAATTGGAACAGTGCTCCAGGTTCATACAGCAACACCACACCCTTTCTGTTCTAAAATATGTGCAGAGTGAGTAAACCATGCTTTGAAACATGCCTTGTATTGTATATATGTTCCAGTGCATGGAAAGAACTTATAAATGTCAATAAATGTGAAAATACCGGTGCCACTAATTCTGCtttgatttatttaagtttaCTAGCATGTGTTGAAAACTAttccacagagaattgtgggagtctggaaacatccccacagtaatgttgttgaggctgacaccctgggatccttcaagaagctgttgaTGAGAATCTGgtattaataagctactaacaagcaaacgtttgttcttatgttcttatgtaaagcAGGGCTTCGTTGCCAGTTTCGCCACAAGAAGGTGCCAGTTCCCAACAACTTCGTGCCGCTCTATTTTAATGTGGTGTTTATGGTATCTTCAAGGGTTACCGGAACTGTCCTCTCATTCgacctttttctttttcctggttCAAGGCTGGAGTTTCTTCGCACAGCAGAACCTGTTTACAAACTTCATTCATGGTGTAGGTAAGCAGGTGAGCAAGTCATTATCAAAAGTACAAGATGGGGAGGATATACGAGTCATATAAACAGGATACGCATGAAACAGGACTAAAAGTGTAGCGCAATGATAACACGTGCTGCCTGGGATGTGTGACCTACAGCGAGGCTGCCTTTCATTCTGCGCTTGTATCTGTGCATGCAAAGGCAATGTTTGACAACAGAgaactttataataataataatattcatttaaaactacCGCGATGGTGTGATCACAGCGGCTGGGGGTGTTAGTGGAGACGGCGCTAGAGGCTTTTGAGATCGGAGAGGTTATCTTTGGTGTTAAAATGGTGAACGCATCACCCCTCAAACAGGAATGTCGTGTGTTGTGTACAAACAATGATATTACTTGTCATGTCCATCGTGCAAAACAGGTAGGCGTGGCTGCAATGTGACAGAATTCTTTCGTGAAAGGTTTGTGCTGCTGATCACGTTACTCTAATGCAGAGGGAGAAGTGAATATGTCATTCATAAAAGACAGTTTGGGGAGATCGGTTCGACGGGAATTCGGGTGCGGTCTATCACAGAAATGCAAGACTATTAGCTAAAACAGGGACTCTTAATTCTGATTACATCATTCATGTAATTTAtccaattaacaaaacaataaagacaaATAGTTTAGTTGCGTAGGAAACATGATTTTATGTCATGTGTTTGTCTTGCAAtgagtgtctgtctctgtgtattgaaTGTAGCCTGAACATTTTTCTGTGAGTTTAGCCAAATCATGCACCTAcgtttttgctgttgtttatgTATTAAGCCCTTCTTTCTattaattattatgatttttgTTCGCTATCTCTAGTTCTTAAGGAGCCTCTCCTGCGACGTTAAAACCCTGCTTTCTCGTGATTGGTGGAGTCCGCTGTCCAGGGAGCAATGGTGAAGTATTTTCTGGGACTGAGTGTTCTGAAGAGCTCCTGGGACCAGGTGTTTGTGGCGTTCTGGCAGCGCTATCCAAACCCTTACAGGTACAGTCAGCTCAGCATTCCTGTGTGCCACAGCAGAGTATCTATTGACTGCTTGTTCACACAGAACTCCACTTCAGCACATGGGTAACTGCATatcaatgaaatatttatgcTACTCCGAATAAAGcgttacccttttttttttttgaataacatTCGTGAaactcaaaaaaatatatatattataaaaatgttgtttttttttttttttttttttttttttttagataagtgCTTTAAACACGTCTGCTCTCCTCCCCTTTGCAGTAAGCATGTCCTCACAGAGGATATCCTCTTCAGGGAAGTCACCCCAGATAACCGACTCATTTCCAGGAGGCTGCTGACCAAGACCAATCACGCACCCCGCTGGACTGAGAAGTACCTCCCCTCCAACATGGCACGCTCTGCCTACGTCATCGAGGACTCCATCGTGGACCCCCAGAGCAGGACCCTCACCACCTTTACCTGGAACATTAGCCACGCGCGCTTCATGGTCAGCACACCTGCCCTGTTCATATCCACTGGACCGGCAGAGATTACTTTACCTTATCTGTCAACTAGTCCTGTTTTATACTTGTCTAGGGAGTCCGTTGTACTAAGTGCACAGTGCTGCATGAACTTCCGCTGTTGTAGTGTGTGTTTCTGATTAAATGCAACCATTCTTTTAACAGACATTTCAGAAATGTGCCTGTTCGTTGTACTGTGTAAAAGTGTGGGCAGTTCATACAGTAACGCCTGTGTCCCTGACTGTTGCAGGCGGTGGAGGAGCGCTGTGTTTATGGAGTGAACCCTGACAATAACAGCTGGACTGAGATCAAGAGAGAGGCCTGGATTTCATCCAACTTGTTTGGCCTCTCCAGAGCTGTTCAGGTGAGCGGGGCACAGTGCAGAAACACAAACGTTGCCGAGCAAGTGCTGCTCCACTAACTACGCATGACCTGCTTTTCACAATACTGGCAGTCCACTGCATGAGCATTTTAAAGGCTGTATCTTGGGGGTAAACCAGTTTGATTCTCCCATCAGTCTTGTTTAAGTCACTCAAAGGTTACAGCACTTAATGATTTGGAACTTGCCTTGGTCAAGACCAGCCAGCTCATCAGGCTAATCTATAGATGACAGGATAGTACAGCAAACAGAAAGGTGGAgtgtgttgggtttttttttttcacaccttcCTGAGTCGCaggttattttaattttgttgccTCTTTTCTTTTTGCATAGGAATTTGGCCTAGCCAGGTTTAAGAGCAGCGTTACAAAGACCATGAAGGGGTTTGAATTCATCTTGGCAAAAATGCAAGGTAAGGAAGTGCTGGTAATAGAGAGGAACAATGTGCAATCTCCAGATGCGTGGCTCTGTTCACAAGAGTGCTTCAGCTGCATCACTGAAGTAGCAGTGTGTTTTACTGAAGGCTTGTTTTCTGTGCAGGGGGTATTCCTTCGAGGACACTGGTGGAAACAGCTAAAGAAGCAACAGACAAAGTAAAGGAGACAGCTCTGGCAGCTACAGAGAAAGCCAAGGACCTGGCCTCCCAGGCCCAGAAAAAGCAGCAGTATGTCTGAGCTGCAAGCTTACAGATTTACCACTTGGGGGCAGCACCCCCGTTCTCTTCGGCAGCTGAGTGGAGATTTTAGGGCTTGTTAGACAGCGGTCCTGTGACGCCACCTTCAATCCCCAGGCAGTGTTGCAGCTACAGAAGGCTTGTTTCCCTGCCTCAGTCTATCTAAAGCAACGTTTGTTGCTTCTGACTGAAATCGTAACAGACAATAAAAAGTGGCAGCACGCTGTTTGAAAATCAAATTGTGAAACGCCTTCATTTCCCAAACCACCAAGATTCAATATTATGTTTTAATCGTTTTATTTATACAGAACTTAGAAAGTCTGAATCGTTTCCTATGTGGCTTTGAACCCATTTGTCTGCAAGCATCCTCCCTAATCACTGGTAAACAGaggtgtgtgcgtctgtgtgtgtgtgcgcgcacatGCTTCTGTCTGTGTTAGCTGAGTCCTGTGTCTGACATTACTttcattgtttactgtttttcctcatttgtatttttattttatagaattgTAAATTCTTTGCTTCAAATAGTTGATGAACAAAACCAATGAAAAATCCAGTTGAACTGAGATTAAGACCATGTTCGTCCCAAAATAAATGATATGATGAGAACTGGGTGGTGAGCTTTTCTTCACATACGTCTTGAACTAATGAAACCCCCTGCTTTAACACGCTTACTAAAGGTAGCGTGAGGTGTTGGACAAGAAATCCACATGCGTGGACAGGGTGGTACAGACAGTCCTATTGCCTGCAAAGTATTTTACATCTATctgaacagcaaaacaaaaaaactaagataaaagtcttaataaatatacaaaaatatttattatcgTACAAAATCATACAAGTATAAACAATGCTACATGAGATTACTTCTACTGGGAGAGGAAATAATAAACTGCCCAACTCTGATCCAGTATTGAGTCTTTCCCATCATGCCTTCAGCTTCCACAGCAAGCCCTTACCGGCTCCAGAGCCCAGAGGCTGGGGTACTGCCCGGCCCGGCACATAACACAAtctgcagtgtttatttgaaACACATTGCCTTTCATCTGCTGTAGTCTCGTTAAGACTTTAACACCAGTagattattttgttgtatttacttGCCGAGAGCTTACTTTAGTGTCAGGATGATACTTAGGACAATGTCGTTAAGAGCGAGTTTCTGGACTTCTGCAAACAAGCATTGCTGTGCCTGATCATCGTTAAGGTTCGGTGAGCAcagctgttttgttattttctgtgaaAAGAAGGAAACAGGACAGCAAGTTCTAGAAATGTCGAACGTGCTTGAGTTGCTTCTTCTCTTAACCAACCTTGCATTTACAACCAAGCGGCGAAGGTGTGATTCCACGTAAGCAGTCCAGAAACCTCCATTGCTTTAAACAATAAACCAATTCACAAGAGAGAACCAAGGTTCTGGGGCACAGCATTCTAGGACAATACATTGGAAGTGAGATTACAACCGACACCTGACAATCCAGACTTAACATCATAACTGTGTTTGATTATTTTCAATGCatctcattttttttatattttaagcatGCTGTACAACGACACGGTCATCCCTAGAGGGCACTGTCACATAAGGAATGACAGACTTGGTTTCTCCTAGAGGGGAGATACTGCATCTGGGAAAGCACTCAATGTGGATCTGTACTAACACTAGTAAAGCTACTTACAAGACTTTCTACCACTTGGCTGTTTAGCAATAGccaaattacccccccccccccccaaaaaaaaacaaaaaaaacccagcttaaattaaaacaatgaaacgCGGGGTTCCTAAGTGCTTCTAGGTGGATAAGGGCTCCTTGCACATTCTGAAACAGCAGTTGCTCTAATGAGGCACGCTTGCTGAACCTCACTGAGGCTTGTCTGTGCTGAACACTGAGCAGCACCTGCTTATCCAGACCACTGATACAACAGGTCCCAACACGAGGATGGGTGTCAGCTCTACATAATCACGAGAAACATCTACACAATAACATACTGAATGGAACGCTGAAGTGCTCCGTCAACCCGCCCACCTTCAAACTCACTCATAAATATAAAGtgtacaaaataacattttacctcAATGGAAATGAAAGAAAGAAGGCAGTTTAGTGCTGTGTGTGAGGTGAGGTACCAGGCTTTCTTTCTGAACAGCGGCAGTCCAGCTGGTATTTATGGTTATGGGCAGAGCAGTAGGACAGCTTGCTCAATTCAAAGTCACAATTAACTTTTACTTTTTCAGTGCCTGACAGACTTAAAATAGGCGTCCAGGTGCCTAACTGGCTTGCCTGGCACAGACAGCCCAAGAGCCGCTGTTCAGATATACTCTGGTCAGCCCATCACCCCAGCTTGGTGGTCAGACCGCCAGCCTGCAGTACGGAGGGAGGGCAGTGGGTCCAGAGACTCTGGCACACTCACACTGCCAGTAGAACACAGTGCGAATCTCAGAGTGGAGCCACGATCAGTACGGCAGTATCGCAGCCTGTGCAAACAGTCAGCTCTGGACAGTAGAAAGCCACATCAGCGCCTTCTTCTATATAACAGACTGTAGGCCGTATTCACAAAGCACTTGTCACCGTCCATTTAAacctgcatttttgtttttctaaacagTTGATGTTACAAagctttacatttctttaaagagCTGCTGGCTGCACTTGTACTCTAGCTGCGTTTAGGTTTTTAACAGAAGAAATGGTGCAAACGTATCACGATGATGTTTTGTGAACACGGCCCTTTACAGCTTACAATTCCCTTCGCACCAagttacaatgaaaaaaaaaaaaaaacacaatttcatcaCCATTCACAAATATAATTTTCCAAAGCTGCTAACAACCCAACCCAGTTTGGCACCCTGGACTTGTCACAAGGGTTAAGGTGAGATTTTAGTATTACATCAAATTTCAAAATGAATCTAAAATACACTAACTACCCTTTAGCTTCCCTTTTGTTAACTCTTTTGCATCTGTTACTCTGAGCAGAAAGGCACCAAGCTTTGATGGGAAATTAAGTTCTGCAAAACAGTCCATCCCTGGGGCAAAGGGAATAACGAATATTGAAGAATTGCACACTGGAGTTCTATGGAGAACAGTCGACTGAGTATCATTTAACAATTTATCCTGTCAGAATTACTCATATACTGTTTATCAGATCCCTTGCCATGGAATTTGTTTTCAGGTGTGTGTGACTgtagggatggaaagaagactcctgttgcataggaggttcactcattccaggttaattagccccagtgtataagTACCAAGCTCTTATTAAACTGTTAAGCAACAGGAGTTTGATTTCCATGTCTGgtgtgtgttggttttttttgtacatgcCCTTGTCCTATTGACAGGAAGCGCAGTTGTGATAATGTATTAGTCTCCAGTGATTCCTGCAGGTCTTTGCATGTTGCCTGCTTGGATTGCATCTATAAAATGAATGCAAACCTGTCACAGAAGGTCCTGTGCTGTAGCCGGGTTTCAGTAAGTGCTTCTCTAATTGTTTCACTGccgaaacaaaaaaaacttttttgttttttctttcttctgacCAGCAGATGGTGTTGGTGTCATAGCCAGACCAGTCCTGGGCTGGAGTAGCTGTGATCTCCTTCGCGCTGTGTAACTCCCAGGCTCTCCGTCTCCACACACACGAACACTGTGCTCTCCACATCAATCTCCATGTCCTCTACAAAGACAAGCACAAGCATCCAATGCGTGTTTAGAAATAATATTGCAGCTACgctttgtacagcagtgtgtacTAAATTAGACCGTTCAGTTGCTATGGGGTTCCcacattataaaatgaatgcaCTTGATTCCCAACctgaactgctttaaaaaaatcaaactgccCACCCATATTACAAATCAAACTGCCTACCAACATTACAAATCATATTACAACGCTATTCTGAAATAGGACTGTGTGTATTAAAACCTTTCAGTTCTTGtgtgcctgtgcgtgtgtgtgtgtcagtacctTGGTCAGAGTCGGACCTCTCCGAAGACAGTGCTGATCCCAGGCTGTCGTTccttgttctgtgtgtgtgtgtgtgtgtgtcagtacctTGGTCAGAGTCGGACCTCTCCGAAGACAGTGCTGATCCCAGGCTGTCGTTCCTCGTTCTCTCTGTCCCCCCCAGCAGCTGTTCCAGCCTCCCGCGCAGCCCACTCTGCTCCCAGCGCAGACGGTCCTTCATACGTTCAGCACGCTTGTCCTGCTCCTGCAGcttctgaaacacaaacacactgtactcACCTGGCAACCAGTCTTTGAACCCAATGCAATAACCTGAAACTCCCCAGTCCAATCCTCTAAcccctgagctactcaaacacactgcagcccagcgctctaacccctgagctactcaaacacactgcagcccagcgctctaacccctgagctactcaaacacactgcagcccagcgctctaacccCTGAGCTACTCagactgcagcccagcgctctaacccctgagctactcaaacacactgcagcccagcactctaagcTCTGCTCTGCTCAGAGCCTCACCTTGATGTGCAGGCGAGCCCGGCGCAGCAGGTTCAGAGTCGTGTTTCTCGAGGACTCTGCGCTCAGAGGGACCTGCTGTTTCAGCTGCTCCAGGCAGTGGCGAAGCTGGGCTCGTCTGGAAGGTGAAGAGCAACCGTTTTGAGCACAAACTTCATCTTGataacagtatttgttttctgcatcACAGTGTTGCCATTCACATCAATGGAGAATTAAAAGTAGTCTTGATGGGACTATGCATTGATGAACACATTAAAACAGCTCCACAGTTTTGACTTCCACTtccatgcattacattttttttagggttggggggcagggggggggttCCAGTGCCAGGGTGCTTACCTGTGCTTCTCCAGCTCATTGTGCActgtcctgcaaaaaaaaaaaaaaaaaagcaaaaaaaccgTTCAGTCAAGGTACTGAAATGATTatcagagcacttttttttttttaatttaagaatttgCTTATTTTAGGTTAGTGCaattgatatatattataatcgtttttataaaaaaaatatccaaatgcaatatatatatatatatatatatatgtgatttgttttgttttattgtaataaacaacgctatgttttattgtaataaaaaacgCTATGTTTGCATAATGCTTCAGATGCTGGATTATAAAACACTCCTAGTTGTAAGGAACCGTTCAGAGgcactgtgaacaaaaacaacaagcccTGTATACAACCCGTGCAGTCAGTACCACTCGCTTTCTGAGAATACAGAATCGCCATATAATATTAACTGTACTAAACAGAAATCATTAACACGTGtgccagtatatatttttaagaaagacAAATATTACTGCGTTTCAATTTCAATATTATATTTGCAATCTGTCCATAAGCACCGAGCTATCTTCTAACGGTACCTGATGCTGTCCGGGTTCTTCCGGGGTTTCTGCTTGCTTCGCTGATCCGCAGCACTCTTAT
The Polyodon spathula isolate WHYD16114869_AA chromosome 22, ASM1765450v1, whole genome shotgun sequence genome window above contains:
- the LOC121297369 gene encoding max dimerization protein 3-like isoform X1 codes for the protein MNSCNIQVLLQAAEYLERREREAEHGYASASPFYNKSAADQRSKQKPRKNPDSIRTVHNELEKHRRAQLRHCLEQLKQQVPLSAESSRNTTLNLLRRARLHIKKLQEQDKRAERMKDRLRWEQSGLRGRLEQLLGGTERTRNDSLGSALSSERSDSDQEDMEIDVESTVFVCVETESLGVTQREGDHSYSSPGLVWL
- the LOC121297488 gene encoding neuropeptide Y receptor type 2-like, producing the protein MGPSDPSNSSEETEISSAVSTTWHNRDLASGGTGFRIADITKLLGMQITLIAAYSLIILLGLIGNSLVIYMILKYKNMRTVTNYFIANLALADLMVNSLCLPFTLVYTLLDEWKFGAVMCHLVPYSQALSVHVSTLTLTVIALERHRCIVFHLGQRISVRNSFVVIALTWLVAAILAGPLAIFREYRYEEIPSINLRIAVCSEKWPHGNNRDGTIYSLSMLLLQYVLPLGIISYAYVRIWIKLKSHVSPCSRSDSNYRRRKTTEMLVMMVVVFGVCWLPFHVFQLASDLDLVMRFEEYKLLYTVFHVIAMCSTFANPLLYGWMNKNYRNGFLMFFRCEDKPEAIHLECSMRTRFNTFRTVTLNGSHKWGASNGQPPTAV
- the LOC121297368 gene encoding PRELI domain-containing protein 1, mitochondrial-like — encoded protein: MVKYFLGLSVLKSSWDQVFVAFWQRYPNPYSKHVLTEDILFREVTPDNRLISRRLLTKTNHAPRWTEKYLPSNMARSAYVIEDSIVDPQSRTLTTFTWNISHARFMAVEERCVYGVNPDNNSWTEIKREAWISSNLFGLSRAVQEFGLARFKSSVTKTMKGFEFILAKMQGGIPSRTLVETAKEATDKVKETALAATEKAKDLASQAQKKQQYV
- the LOC121297369 gene encoding max dimerization protein 3-like isoform X2, whose translation is MNSCNIQVLLQAAEYLERREREAEHGYASASPFYNKSAADQRSKQKPRKNPDSIRTVHNELEKHRRAQLRHCLEQLKQQVPLSAESSRNTTLNLLRRARLHIKLQEQDKRAERMKDRLRWEQSGLRGRLEQLLGGTERTRNDSLGSALSSERSDSDQEDMEIDVESTVFVCVETESLGVTQREGDHSYSSPGLVWL